A region from the Lentimonas sp. CC4 genome encodes:
- a CDS encoding insulinase family protein: protein MALDLLSDALTCPVFEEATFRTELEAQIANLKEEDDEILDYGFRKLRERFFGEHPFAIASDGRLADLEQLTREDVVAHFERLVTAPNIVLSVSGDFDRSHLEPRLKSLLESGVPTTPFAVDETAAYAGPEEAVDIVEPMDREQAVVLQAYPDVGIKDERYVVGEMLNELFSGMSSRLFERVREDKGMAYYVGSSRIIGLQSSMFVFYAGTHPSQAAEVVTEIDAEIARVIAGEVTEDELARCRTR, encoded by the coding sequence GTGGCGCTCGATTTATTGAGCGATGCATTGACTTGCCCGGTATTTGAAGAAGCGACGTTCCGCACTGAGCTGGAAGCGCAGATTGCCAACTTAAAAGAAGAGGATGATGAAATTCTAGATTATGGCTTCCGTAAATTACGTGAGCGGTTCTTTGGTGAGCATCCGTTTGCGATTGCCTCGGATGGGCGCCTCGCAGATCTGGAGCAATTAACCCGCGAAGATGTGGTGGCGCATTTTGAGCGACTTGTGACTGCGCCTAATATCGTGCTATCGGTGAGCGGTGATTTTGATCGTTCGCACTTAGAGCCGCGCCTCAAGTCCCTGCTTGAATCCGGTGTTCCGACTACGCCGTTCGCGGTGGATGAAACGGCAGCCTATGCTGGCCCTGAAGAAGCGGTGGACATTGTCGAGCCGATGGATCGCGAACAAGCGGTCGTGCTTCAAGCCTATCCCGATGTGGGTATCAAGGATGAGCGCTACGTCGTCGGTGAGATGCTGAACGAACTCTTTAGTGGTATGTCGAGTCGACTATTTGAGCGCGTGCGCGAAGACAAGGGCATGGCCTACTATGTTGGTTCGAGCCGTATTATCGGCCTGCAGAGCAGCATGTTTGTTTTTTATGCTGGCACGCATCCCAGCCAAGCCGCTGAGGTCGTAACTGAGATCGACGCCGAGATTGCCCGAGTGATTGCAGGCGAGGTGACAGAGGATGAGTTGGCACGTTGCCGCACACGTTGA
- a CDS encoding M16 family metallopeptidase produces MGGGINAYTTFDRTVYYIDAPSQAFEQIVDVLSDIVLHSTLPADEVERERDVILREIDMGLDDPDRQLSQALFRTAFQCHPYREPVIGHRALYEKVTREELYAYYKSRYVPNNIVVSIVGAVTPEDCLHAVESTFGQVERGRLAPVQIEEEPVQLATRREDIVGDYNIFRGGLGFKVPHLSHPDSPRLDALAHALGGGESSLLWERLRNEQKLVHYIDCRNWNPGGRGLMWVSYVCDPEKQSEVEAAIHAVIRDVCESGLSESVVEKARRQALSGEINGRKTMSGQASRLGLGEVVIGDIYYGRRYLKRLQSVTPRDLQAVAKAYLVEEGMSAVTLGPKPEEAVAESEAMAEVLALDPFELVEYQSGARLLLQEDKRLPKVHLRCVLRGGPFYEPTNQRGITELLAELLTKDTANRSASEISTLIDSIGGSFSATGGNNTFSFAIEVLPRI; encoded by the coding sequence ATGGGCGGCGGGATTAATGCCTACACGACATTTGATCGCACGGTCTATTATATCGATGCGCCTTCGCAGGCGTTTGAACAAATCGTCGATGTGCTCTCTGATATTGTGCTGCATTCGACTCTGCCTGCTGATGAGGTCGAGCGGGAGCGCGATGTGATTCTGCGCGAAATTGATATGGGACTCGACGATCCAGATCGTCAACTCAGCCAAGCGCTCTTCCGCACCGCATTTCAATGCCACCCGTATCGTGAGCCGGTAATCGGGCATCGTGCGCTCTACGAGAAAGTCACACGCGAGGAACTGTATGCGTATTATAAATCTCGATACGTGCCGAATAATATCGTCGTGTCCATCGTCGGTGCAGTGACGCCGGAGGACTGCCTGCATGCGGTTGAATCAACATTCGGTCAAGTTGAGCGTGGACGTTTGGCGCCAGTGCAGATTGAGGAAGAGCCGGTGCAATTGGCAACGCGCCGAGAGGATATCGTGGGCGATTATAATATTTTTCGTGGTGGCCTCGGCTTTAAGGTGCCGCATCTGAGTCACCCGGATTCGCCGCGCTTGGATGCGTTGGCGCACGCGCTCGGCGGCGGCGAGAGTTCGTTGCTGTGGGAGCGCCTGCGCAACGAGCAAAAGCTGGTGCACTATATTGATTGCCGAAATTGGAATCCAGGTGGACGTGGACTGATGTGGGTTTCGTATGTCTGTGATCCAGAAAAGCAGAGCGAGGTGGAGGCGGCGATTCATGCTGTCATTCGTGACGTCTGTGAGTCCGGCTTGAGTGAGTCCGTTGTCGAGAAGGCGCGTCGGCAGGCATTGAGTGGCGAGATTAACGGCCGCAAGACTATGAGCGGGCAGGCGTCCCGCCTAGGGTTGGGGGAAGTCGTGATCGGTGATATTTACTATGGTCGCCGCTATTTGAAACGTTTGCAGTCAGTCACTCCGCGGGATTTACAAGCCGTCGCGAAGGCCTATTTGGTTGAAGAGGGGATGTCGGCGGTTACACTCGGGCCGAAACCTGAGGAGGCCGTCGCTGAATCGGAAGCTATGGCGGAAGTGCTGGCATTAGATCCGTTCGAGCTGGTCGAGTATCAGAGTGGGGCGCGTTTGTTGCTGCAGGAAGATAAGCGTCTGCCGAAGGTGCACCTTCGCTGTGTGCTGCGTGGAGGTCCGTTTTATGAGCCGACGAATCAGCGTGGTATCACAGAATTGCTAGCGGAGTTGTTGACCAAAGATACGGCAAATCGTAGCGCCTCTGAGATTTCAACTTTGATTGATAGTATCGGTGGAAGCTTTTCAGCGACCGGTGGTAATAACACGTTCAGCTTTGCGATCGAAGTCCTGCCACGGATCTAG
- a CDS encoding Minf_1886 family protein yields the protein MNDPALDFNEVIHTIRKDDPRYARGAYYFLRQALDFSIKEMGKQGKLEQTNHLSGQQLLEGIRLYALEQYGPMTRSVLEYWGITSCRDFGNIVFNLVACRVLGKTEKDSPEDFNGGYDFKTAFEAPYMPSVKPTIKRPRLR from the coding sequence GTGAATGATCCAGCCCTAGATTTTAATGAAGTGATCCATACGATTCGTAAGGATGATCCACGCTATGCACGCGGTGCCTATTATTTCCTTAGGCAGGCGCTTGACTTCAGTATCAAAGAAATGGGCAAGCAGGGTAAGTTGGAGCAAACGAACCACTTGAGCGGTCAACAGTTGCTGGAGGGAATTCGCCTGTATGCATTGGAGCAATATGGGCCAATGACGCGCTCTGTGTTGGAATACTGGGGGATTACGAGTTGCCGAGATTTCGGAAATATCGTGTTTAACCTCGTCGCTTGCCGTGTGCTGGGGAAGACCGAGAAGGACAGCCCCGAAGATTTCAATGGCGGCTACGATTTTAAAACCGCATTTGAGGCGCCTTATATGCCTTCGGTTAAGCCGACAATTAAGCGCCCGCGCTTACGTTAA
- the glgA gene encoding glycogen synthase GlgA → MAQKRKILMVAPEAVPFVKVGGLADVVGALSKALDARRHDVRIVMPKYAGLKQIESARPLDAPLVVKLGGHEAYARVWECELPGSTVVCYLLEHNQYFDHPSVYGGGPSGNEDDNAQRFTFLSRAAIDLCTYLDWVPDVLHCHDWTTGLVPIYLNTTEREQPIGRAASLMTLHNMGHQGWFHRDLVDFAGLPSSVFRADSLESMGELNMLKGGIYHASKVSTVSPSYAREIQEPEGGGGLDHVLRFRSADLIGVINGIDESEWSPQTDELLPARYSVDDLSGKAVCKAQMQEAYGLAVDAEVPVFAAVARLVAQKGLDLLVAISDQLMADQQLQVAVLGTGEPSLESAFEALAQRYPGRFGVHLGFNNELSHLTAAGTDFLLMPSRFEPCGLSQMYSMVYGAPPIVRATGGLKDSVTQYVEGEAGGTGFLFQDATPAALYEAIRRACSIYSFRPEEYARIQRNGMLSDFSWEASAGAYEDIYGWAIEARSAAYTY, encoded by the coding sequence ATGGCGCAGAAACGTAAGATATTGATGGTCGCGCCAGAGGCGGTGCCCTTTGTGAAAGTCGGGGGCCTAGCGGATGTCGTCGGTGCGTTGTCGAAAGCGCTTGATGCGCGTAGGCATGATGTGCGCATTGTGATGCCGAAATATGCGGGGCTGAAGCAGATCGAGTCGGCTCGCCCACTCGATGCGCCTTTAGTGGTGAAGCTGGGTGGACATGAAGCGTATGCACGAGTTTGGGAGTGTGAGTTGCCCGGTTCGACGGTCGTGTGTTACTTGTTGGAGCATAACCAGTATTTCGACCATCCGTCAGTGTATGGAGGCGGGCCGTCTGGCAATGAAGACGATAATGCCCAGCGTTTTACGTTTTTGAGCCGTGCCGCGATCGATTTGTGCACGTATTTGGACTGGGTGCCAGATGTGCTGCATTGTCATGATTGGACAACTGGATTGGTGCCGATTTATTTAAATACGACTGAGCGTGAGCAGCCGATCGGGCGTGCGGCCTCGTTGATGACTTTGCACAATATGGGGCACCAAGGCTGGTTTCATCGTGACCTTGTGGATTTCGCGGGTTTGCCATCGTCAGTCTTTCGCGCTGATAGTTTGGAGTCGATGGGGGAGTTAAATATGCTAAAGGGCGGAATCTATCACGCATCGAAGGTATCTACGGTAAGCCCTAGCTATGCGCGTGAGATCCAAGAGCCCGAGGGTGGTGGTGGCTTAGATCATGTGCTACGCTTTCGGTCTGCTGATTTGATTGGCGTGATCAACGGTATCGATGAATCTGAGTGGAGCCCGCAGACGGATGAGTTATTGCCTGCACGCTATTCGGTGGATGATTTGAGCGGTAAAGCCGTTTGTAAGGCGCAGATGCAAGAGGCCTATGGCTTGGCGGTTGATGCGGAGGTGCCTGTTTTTGCTGCGGTGGCGCGTTTGGTCGCTCAGAAGGGGCTCGATTTATTGGTAGCGATTAGCGATCAGTTGATGGCAGATCAGCAACTTCAGGTCGCGGTGCTGGGCACGGGCGAGCCTAGTTTGGAATCGGCATTTGAGGCTTTGGCGCAGCGTTATCCCGGGCGCTTCGGTGTGCACTTAGGCTTTAATAATGAGTTGTCGCACCTCACTGCTGCGGGCACGGATTTCCTATTGATGCCGAGCCGGTTCGAGCCCTGTGGCCTGAGCCAGATGTATTCGATGGTGTATGGCGCGCCGCCGATAGTCCGCGCCACCGGGGGGCTAAAAGATTCGGTGACTCAGTATGTCGAGGGCGAGGCTGGTGGCACGGGGTTCTTATTTCAAGATGCAACGCCAGCTGCATTGTATGAGGCGATTCGTAGGGCGTGCTCGATTTATTCTTTCCGGCCTGAGGAATATGCGAGGATTCAGCGCAATGGGATGCTCAGTGATTTCAGCTGGGAAGCCTCGGCGGGTGCATATGAAGATATCTATGGTTGGGCGATCGAAGCACGTAGCGCTGCGTATACCTATTGA
- a CDS encoding exosortase/archaeosortase family protein, producing the protein MSDTAPAFSFKNLARDQIVAVVMLLGFAFYMIWDQFYWWGQREDYSFGYLVPLFAAYVLYDRWPIIRSYLLKGDAPGAETTSGAPSASGLTQLCEWIAYAAFFSGLALFGIGALLRSVTGPQNPASLAIAAGFSGLLLSVVFIMTKERVDGEPMSLKSRLMLTALFMFPAIIWLISAPMVSVVEKEIRVFLLTKVTIVVFNLFDVLGYELEREGNVLILPEGQVGVEEACSGIRSLTACLFAGSFLASVFLNRFWKKILLVAAAMGFAVLTNMIRSVFLTMWAYQYGSEAIDEHWVLPLIGDIGSVHDVTGFAILGFTCIGLICLLPVFNFSLKHYEPHPDVFDATAGEE; encoded by the coding sequence GTGAGTGATACTGCCCCAGCTTTTTCTTTTAAAAACCTAGCCCGCGATCAAATCGTAGCCGTGGTCATGCTCCTTGGCTTCGCATTCTATATGATCTGGGACCAGTTCTACTGGTGGGGGCAGCGTGAAGATTATAGCTTTGGCTATCTGGTGCCGTTGTTTGCGGCTTATGTGCTATATGATCGGTGGCCGATTATTCGCAGTTATTTATTAAAGGGCGATGCGCCAGGTGCCGAGACCACTTCTGGTGCGCCGAGTGCCTCGGGGTTGACTCAATTGTGTGAATGGATCGCGTATGCGGCCTTTTTTAGCGGGTTAGCTCTGTTTGGTATTGGTGCGCTGTTGCGCTCAGTGACTGGTCCGCAAAATCCGGCTTCGTTGGCGATTGCTGCTGGCTTTTCTGGGCTGCTGCTGAGTGTGGTCTTTATCATGACGAAGGAGCGCGTCGATGGTGAGCCCATGTCGTTGAAGAGTCGCCTGATGTTGACCGCGTTGTTTATGTTTCCCGCGATCATTTGGCTGATTTCTGCACCGATGGTGTCTGTGGTCGAGAAGGAGATTCGTGTGTTCTTGCTGACGAAGGTGACGATCGTGGTGTTTAACCTATTTGATGTGTTGGGCTACGAGTTGGAGCGCGAGGGCAATGTCTTGATTCTTCCGGAGGGGCAGGTTGGTGTGGAAGAGGCGTGTTCGGGGATCCGTTCGCTGACGGCTTGCTTGTTTGCTGGCTCGTTTCTGGCTTCTGTCTTCTTAAATCGTTTCTGGAAGAAGATCTTATTGGTTGCGGCAGCGATGGGGTTTGCGGTGCTGACAAATATGATCCGCAGTGTGTTCCTGACGATGTGGGCGTATCAATATGGCTCAGAGGCGATCGATGAGCACTGGGTGCTACCTCTGATCGGAGATATCGGTAGTGTGCATGATGTGACTGGGTTTGCGATTCTTGGGTTTACCTGCATCGGGCTGATTTGCTTGTTACCAGTGTTTAACTTCAGTCTGAAGCACTACGAGCCGCATCCAGATGTATTTGATGCTACTGCCGGCGAGGAGTAG
- a CDS encoding HIT domain-containing protein, whose translation MITLYHYGFIFMVDTASDSSSPQLPPAMERLHAYWRMPYILAPKNPDEGGNPFTQIHQSGDDKKEYILYRGQWNYIVMNRYPYNAGHLLVLPFREVPTLEDMTTEERHELMDLIVKGQQILTRALRPSGFNTGFNFGKAAGAGIPCHLHCHIVPRWEGDTNFMPVIGNTRVLPDAMDLMWERLHAFVEDDS comes from the coding sequence ATGATAACCCTCTATCATTACGGGTTCATTTTTATGGTCGATACAGCTTCTGATAGTTCATCTCCCCAACTTCCGCCAGCCATGGAGCGCCTACACGCTTATTGGCGGATGCCTTATATCCTCGCGCCTAAAAACCCCGACGAAGGCGGTAATCCGTTTACGCAGATCCACCAAAGCGGCGACGACAAGAAGGAATACATCCTCTACCGCGGGCAGTGGAACTACATCGTAATGAACCGCTACCCTTATAATGCAGGTCACTTACTCGTGCTCCCCTTCCGCGAAGTTCCCACGCTCGAAGACATGACCACCGAGGAGCGCCACGAACTGATGGATTTGATCGTCAAAGGGCAACAAATCCTGACTCGCGCCCTACGCCCAAGCGGCTTCAACACTGGATTCAACTTTGGCAAAGCCGCCGGAGCTGGCATTCCCTGTCACCTACATTGCCACATCGTCCCCCGCTGGGAAGGCGATACCAACTTCATGCCCGTGATCGGCAACACACGTGTGCTGCCCGATGCGATGGATCTCATGTGGGAGCGTCTCCACGCCTTCGTCGAAGACGACAGCTAA
- a CDS encoding PhoH family protein has product MPTESIHFPSSRLLSELYANDTRNLIEAERMLNVTLASRDDWVSIEGSAEGIAQVKDLFKFLEAANKQGIRIRTSDFHYTLRCIAEGKSEELQEIYNNPLVIKLQRISIIPKTLSQKRYLQCVEKNTVTFGIGPAGTGKTYLAMAMALKELMAGNVERIILTRPAVEAGEALGFLPGELQEKILPYLTPLYDAMNDMMGKEQTMQLVERGIVEIAPLAYMRGRTLANAFVVLDEAQNTTHEQMMMFLTRLGDGSRMVITGDITQIDLPKAKQSGLKEATRLLKNIDGLQLFHFDGQDVVRHPLVQSIINAYARSAE; this is encoded by the coding sequence GTGCCTACAGAATCCATACATTTCCCGAGTTCACGCCTACTGAGCGAGCTTTACGCCAACGACACGCGTAATCTCATCGAAGCCGAGCGCATGCTCAACGTCACCCTCGCCAGTCGCGACGACTGGGTCAGCATCGAAGGCTCTGCCGAAGGCATCGCCCAAGTCAAAGACCTGTTCAAATTCCTAGAAGCCGCGAACAAGCAAGGCATTCGCATCCGCACCTCCGACTTTCACTACACCCTACGCTGCATCGCCGAGGGCAAGTCCGAAGAACTGCAAGAGATCTACAACAACCCATTGGTGATCAAACTACAGCGAATCAGCATCATCCCCAAAACGCTCAGCCAGAAGCGCTACCTACAGTGCGTTGAGAAGAACACCGTCACCTTCGGCATCGGCCCCGCCGGCACTGGCAAGACTTACCTCGCCATGGCAATGGCGCTCAAAGAGCTCATGGCGGGCAACGTCGAGCGCATCATCCTCACCCGCCCCGCCGTCGAAGCGGGCGAAGCACTCGGCTTCCTACCAGGTGAACTCCAGGAGAAAATCCTGCCCTATTTGACCCCACTCTATGACGCGATGAACGACATGATGGGCAAAGAGCAAACCATGCAACTGGTCGAGCGCGGCATCGTTGAGATCGCCCCCCTCGCCTATATGCGCGGCCGCACACTTGCCAACGCCTTCGTCGTGCTCGATGAGGCGCAAAACACCACGCATGAGCAAATGATGATGTTTCTCACGCGCCTCGGCGATGGCAGCCGTATGGTCATCACTGGCGACATCACTCAAATCGATTTACCCAAGGCCAAACAATCTGGCCTCAAAGAAGCCACTCGCCTACTCAAGAACATCGACGGCCTGCAGCTCTTCCATTTTGACGGACAAGACGTCGTGCGACACCCCCTCGTGCAAAGCATCATCAACGCCTACGCCCGTAGCGCCGAGTAA
- a CDS encoding HDIG domain-containing metalloprotein — protein MQPRSHLTLSRTTQEHGRIFQKKSSRKAKDQQLPVKNENAGRGADRIGASHFFETSRVVETGLFLLFTALVVIICFLGQKSKGPQVILGHPAASRIVAEFAFQQSSKVLLEEQKHAVRAQVPPVFQRTFEPYDEFRANINELNTSIAKTLIDHEAEGDEAVAAELEATAKSFIETTGLKISPKRITQFTNQTNPRERSVLTNDALNVLKSLYEDGIYSNLNTDGKSPQVTMIQLIDEEGRYNLPSSRSYDDALVALRVRLDALSANRTTARALFDIFRAGLHPNLLYSASGTNRAIERAISEIEPPVIEYKEGDTLVEPGSIITELDIECLKTYRKVEREHRGNSLIFNGLFLERVTLTLILLVAVMIFVKRGLRNFHKRNRAIAITAVSILLNLLIIRLIMEIGDIALLNNRPSLGMLPYIAPYALAPMIVAVLVGTAPAVITALIIAVLFGIIQGNSVEFLLIAFLSGVVGSFISANIRKRAMLVRAGLMAGIASAMTGALLGLLGNLSIGLVGQQAIIALIVGVLSGVLAVGLLPIFEQAFQITTEITLLELTDFNHPLLRRMQMEAPGTYHHSLMVANLSENAAAAIGASPLLCRVCCLFHDIGKLVKPEYFAENQKDGINPHNEKNPSMSALVIKAHVKEGVEIARKHKLPRVIIDVIRQHHGTGLIHFFYHQAQQEQNKQTKLPFPEKTGKIKESKKVDESTYRYDGPRPAFKESAIIFFADGVEAASRSLKKVTQPAIEELIDSMFKSRIADGQLDECPLTFKELHEIRSSFTYTLLNMLHSRVEYPKEINEKQAKADSKKSPQDNEPSPSGNKQPV, from the coding sequence TTGCAACCACGCTCACACCTGACTTTAAGTCGAACCACACAAGAACATGGCCGCATTTTTCAAAAAAAATCCTCGCGCAAAGCGAAAGACCAGCAACTCCCCGTAAAAAACGAAAACGCGGGCCGAGGCGCTGATCGTATTGGAGCCTCTCACTTTTTCGAGACCAGTCGCGTTGTCGAAACGGGGCTCTTCCTGCTCTTCACCGCACTCGTCGTCATCATCTGTTTCCTCGGGCAAAAGTCAAAAGGCCCGCAGGTGATTCTCGGACACCCCGCAGCCTCACGTATTGTCGCAGAATTCGCCTTTCAACAAAGCAGTAAAGTGCTACTCGAAGAGCAAAAGCATGCCGTGCGGGCACAAGTGCCCCCAGTCTTCCAACGCACCTTCGAACCATACGATGAGTTCCGCGCAAACATCAACGAGCTCAATACTAGCATCGCGAAGACATTGATTGATCACGAGGCGGAAGGCGATGAAGCCGTCGCTGCAGAGCTAGAGGCCACAGCCAAGTCATTCATAGAAACCACTGGTCTTAAAATTTCCCCAAAGCGAATCACCCAATTCACCAACCAAACCAACCCCAGAGAGCGTTCCGTCTTAACCAACGACGCACTCAACGTCCTCAAATCACTCTACGAAGACGGCATCTACTCCAACCTAAACACGGACGGAAAATCGCCCCAAGTGACGATGATCCAGCTCATCGACGAAGAGGGTCGCTACAACCTACCCTCATCCCGCTCATATGACGATGCACTCGTCGCGCTACGCGTGCGGCTCGACGCACTGTCTGCCAACCGAACCACCGCCCGCGCACTTTTCGATATTTTCAGAGCAGGCCTACACCCGAACTTACTCTACAGCGCATCAGGCACCAACCGTGCCATTGAGCGCGCCATCAGTGAAATCGAACCGCCCGTCATCGAATACAAAGAAGGCGATACGCTGGTCGAGCCAGGCTCCATCATCACCGAACTCGACATCGAATGCTTGAAAACTTACCGCAAGGTCGAACGCGAACACAGAGGCAACTCTCTGATATTCAATGGACTCTTCCTCGAGCGCGTCACCCTCACACTGATACTGCTAGTCGCAGTGATGATTTTCGTAAAGAGAGGGCTGCGCAACTTCCATAAGCGTAACCGCGCAATCGCCATTACCGCAGTCAGCATTCTGCTCAACCTCCTCATCATTCGCCTGATTATGGAGATCGGCGATATCGCCCTACTCAACAACCGCCCCTCACTGGGCATGCTCCCCTACATTGCCCCCTATGCGCTGGCACCCATGATTGTTGCAGTGCTCGTAGGCACTGCACCCGCAGTCATTACCGCACTGATCATCGCAGTTCTCTTTGGCATCATCCAGGGCAATTCCGTCGAATTCCTCCTCATCGCATTCCTATCTGGTGTGGTCGGCAGCTTTATATCCGCAAACATTCGTAAGCGTGCCATGCTCGTTCGCGCAGGACTCATGGCCGGTATTGCCTCTGCCATGACAGGAGCATTGCTCGGCCTACTCGGCAATCTCTCGATCGGACTCGTCGGCCAACAAGCGATCATCGCTCTAATCGTCGGCGTGCTCTCTGGCGTCCTAGCCGTCGGCTTACTACCGATCTTTGAGCAAGCGTTCCAAATCACAACCGAGATTACACTACTCGAACTCACCGACTTCAACCACCCGCTGCTGCGCCGCATGCAGATGGAAGCACCCGGCACTTACCACCACAGCTTGATGGTCGCCAATCTCTCGGAAAATGCCGCAGCCGCCATCGGCGCCAGCCCATTACTCTGCCGCGTCTGCTGCCTCTTCCACGACATCGGCAAGCTCGTCAAACCAGAGTATTTCGCAGAAAATCAAAAAGACGGCATCAACCCACACAATGAGAAGAACCCTTCAATGAGTGCGCTGGTCATCAAAGCCCACGTCAAAGAAGGCGTCGAAATCGCACGCAAGCACAAGCTCCCACGCGTCATTATTGATGTGATCCGCCAACACCACGGCACCGGACTCATTCATTTTTTCTACCACCAGGCACAACAAGAGCAGAACAAACAAACCAAGCTCCCCTTCCCGGAAAAAACGGGTAAGATCAAAGAGAGTAAAAAGGTCGACGAAAGCACCTATCGCTACGATGGTCCACGCCCGGCCTTCAAAGAAAGCGCCATCATCTTTTTTGCCGACGGCGTCGAAGCCGCCAGCCGCAGCCTCAAAAAAGTCACACAGCCCGCCATCGAAGAGCTCATCGACAGTATGTTCAAGAGCCGCATCGCAGACGGCCAACTCGACGAATGCCCACTCACCTTCAAGGAGTTGCACGAAATCCGCAGCAGCTTCACCTACACACTGCTCAACATGCTACACTCCCGCGTAGAATACCCGAAAGAGATCAACGAAAAGCAGGCCAAAGCAGACAGCAAAAAATCACCTCAAGACAATGAACCGTCTCCATCTGGAAATAAGCAACCAGTATAA
- the ybeY gene encoding rRNA maturation RNase YbeY, producing the protein MNRLHLEISNQYKQLCEPIADAEKLFRTLEASAAFPITAGELSVVFVDDATIGQIHDDFMGDPSATDVITFPANTEMESAGEIIVSVDHARSRAAELGEPFSRELSLYLVHGWLHLAGYDDRNETDRAAMRIAEQQALAILDQASAGSDFQLQPED; encoded by the coding sequence ATGAACCGTCTCCATCTGGAAATAAGCAACCAGTATAAACAGCTCTGCGAGCCAATCGCAGACGCTGAAAAACTGTTTCGCACGCTCGAAGCCTCGGCCGCCTTTCCCATCACAGCGGGCGAGCTCTCGGTCGTCTTCGTCGATGATGCCACCATCGGTCAAATACACGACGACTTCATGGGCGATCCCAGCGCCACCGACGTCATCACCTTTCCTGCAAATACTGAAATGGAATCGGCCGGCGAGATCATCGTATCCGTCGACCACGCCCGCAGTCGCGCTGCAGAACTCGGCGAGCCCTTTAGCCGCGAACTAAGCCTCTACCTCGTGCACGGCTGGCTGCACCTTGCAGGCTACGACGACCGCAACGAGACCGACCGCGCAGCCATGCGCATCGCAGAGCAACAAGCCCTAGCGATTCTCGATCAGGCCTCCGCGGGCAGCGACTTCCAGCTCCAGCCTGAAGACTGA